GCTTATGCaaatcaagggttagatttaggaacccaaactagtttgggtcccctGTTATGATGGAAAGGATGAATGAGGGCTTTCCTAGTCTATGCAGGCAATATCCGCTTCTTGCGAGTGGTACCTGGTCCTTTGTTAGTTGTTACTTTATcagtaaacactttgtttttctaagtagactgaaccctggcctggcaattttctttaaaatgctCATTGTTCCTACAGTGGGTACATAGCCAGTTATCAGGAAtacttgctgtgagggttgtaaggagttttctccctttggaacccgatgCCCTGCCTATTCCCACTATTGTTAAGATACATAGCAGTGAtagcatctgaggaccaggtccacttcagagatttctcaagatcgaTTCTTACTTTCTCCAGTTCAGCTTGAAGTTGTTGATTCTTCTCGAGTTCActacatagactagttttcacaaCAGTTAATTCCTTTTCAAGCATGATATATGACTCACtagctacttccttccctttcctAAGACTCACATTCatatgttctctattgagtccctcaatgTTTTCCTCTAGTTCGGTGCATATCACTAAAAGGTCATCCCTCTCTTCTTCAGTAGTTGTAATTTTTCCTTCTAAGGTGTGTTTCTCATTGCTAAGATCTTCTATTGTTTGTTTTAGATCAACAAATACTACTATcaggtcatctctctcattttccaCACTAGTTTTTCTTTCATTCAaagcttctttttctttttcaagattagatatggtctcatttaggtccactacacagaccaccagatcatctctagattgttcgatctctcctagttctatggtcaggatctccttatcattaACAAGGCTATAATAGGCATCAATTAGGACATTAGCTAACGACCTTAgcttcttagaagagtaggatttcagatttctatGAACATCCCTAAAGTttacctcatcgtcttcatcttTTTTATCATCATTAGACTGAGCCATCAGCGCGAACAGTGAATCATACTTTGATGCTTTAGTTTCTACTACCATCATGGAACTATTTTCTGCATCTGGTTCCCTTTCGGATTCATtagaggagtctccccaagcagtAAGAGCCTGCTTAACAATATTGTCAGCAGCACTTTTTCGATTGAATTGTTTgtctggaaccaggttcctttttgctgctttgtcATAATTTTGCTTGTATTGCTCTTGTTTTGCGTGGGcaatctttgatgaaatgccctaaATTTCCACATCTGTGACAGAGATCGTTGTTCCTTTATTTACTTGAACTGCCCCACTTTGGTATACCACtatttcttcgaaccatcttttgaaatctcttaGCAAGATAGGCCATTtcactatcttcatcacttgagtcactgctttcagctttgagtaccaggttcttttccttcttgggctctcttctttcactgtctttctttcttttcatctcatatgtcttcagattaccaatcaactcatccatggtcaaagtttgtagatctttagcttcaatgatggcatttaccttactttcccaagaaccaggtagaacactgaggattttccttacaagcttgtttatgggaatgacatctccaagtgagtgaagctcatttatgatagaGGTGAATCTGATGTGCATATCTTGTATAAACTCATCATCATTCATCCAAAAGAGCTCATATTCCGTGGTGAGAATGTCGATCTTGGACTGTTtgacctgagtagttccttcgtgtgcGATTTGCAATGCTTCCTATATTTCTTTGGCAGTGTCACAAGCTGAGACTttgttgtactcatcaggtcctatgccacacatcaagattttcttggcaagaTAGTTCTTTTCTATAGCTTTTCTGTCAATGTCGTTGTACTCTTTTCTGCCTTTCGGTACCATTGGTCCTGTTTCTTCAAGCTTCTTCATGgggaccatcacaaatgatgtcccaCAGTTCTGAGTCTTCTGCCATCATAAAATCAAGCATGCGGGTCTTCCACCAGCCATAGTACTCACCATTGAATCtgggaggtctgtaggttgattttCCTTCCTCAAAGTTAGGTGGAGCAGCCATTGaaatcctttctaggtgttaaccttttataAAGAACCCGCTCGGATACCaaatgttagtttatatgagcccaccaaactatagagtacctgctCCTATATAAGATGATGCTGAGAATGCtataaagactgaaagtaaagaagacaaaggatttttacgtggaaaaattccacacaaggggatcaaaaaaccatgacctactcttgtaggcttttaacttcactaacttgcaatctctctattacaagccactttgcaataaccctattgcaaagacttcaactaacttgtgatgcacccaccacaagccactttataactatcctagttacaaaggctttaaacttatgactattcctagtcacaacataaactcggaTGTTTACGAATTTTTGGTTTGTTTctaagacaaagcttctaagaaagcaaactaggaaatacaatgaagagcaaataacaagattacaactcaactatggatatacataaactcattaagaaactgatccttagtggagttgtcttcttgtttttgacacactagtgacttcaatgccggatgaacactgttatgcttgagagaatatcactaaatgcacaaagatgttgtgccttgcaccaggttgttatatcacaaaagacatcacaatggatAGTGGTGTCAATTCTTGATACACTCTTCTttccaatgagaagtgactgttgtaCTATCTGCACAGCCACTTTTGTGCTATAGCGTTCTAGCTGGATAGTCTACCTGTACTTCTGTCAGAAAACACTAACGAACCAGGTCcttgttgtgttcctcttctgtaaCAGTTGCGAGATGGTCACCTTCTGCTGCTACATTCTAGTTGTACAGTGACTTGTACttttgtcagagaaccctaagggaccaggtccctgttgtgttcctctttataatgATTGCGGACAGTCACTGACTTGTACTTGTGTTGGAGAACCCTAAAGgacctaagggaccaggtcaccagaccctaagggaccaggtcaccaggtccctattgtgttcctccctgtggtcgttcattcatttgctgattttcagacTTGGACCAGGTCAGTTGAAATATATACCATGTGggccaggttctctatctggttcttcacaacaagtttgttagatcatcaaaacataagaagaaTAAGGTAAAGACATTGATAACCCATCaacctgattgtgaggatattgatactatagaACGTTAGATGTatgtgcagcacgtgagttgtctgtagggatgcttatcgggcggattgggcggttatttactcttaatGGTTTGACTTAGCGgttatcggcttttaaatgtattaatccgctatccacccgataagatatcgggcggATTGGTATCAGTTTAGCTCTTATCAGGCGGTTTATCGGCCTAATTTAATCTATATTGCACATGACGCTCTTTGAGTTTATAGCAGACTTACTTCCTTAGGACTTTGAAACTGGAAAAGGAAAGACAGTAACTCATTATAACAGTAAGAACAAACTTTTGAAGCATATGTCATTTTGATGGATTGGAGAGCAGTGGTAATACAGAAACTTGGCATTACAAGACAAATAGAGGAACACAAAAAGTTTTAAATTTCTGCAACATTGTCCAATAGAAAATATACTCGTACTatattctttttgttctttcttttcctctcttttcatTATTAGCTTTGCCTTTTGTTCAGCATGGAAACCAAAGACAGTACAAACAACAAAAGCATTAGCAAATATTGTCAATGgtgcaatgcaaaaaatgcatgaaatttaCAAACAATAGAAGGCACTTGTTTTTACTTCATCCTCTTCTTTTCCGACGTCTTTTCTTTGCCTTAAACTCCATAACCATCTTGTATCCATCTTCGTTGACAATTCTCACAATCCATTTTGGTCTCCCTGTTAAGAAAATCACATATCCCATAAAAAATCCAAACACCATTCCACAACCATATCCTAATAGAGAATAGAGAGAGAGTACTGGAAGGGGAAGAAGGGTTtttgattatttaatatatatatatatatatatatatatatatatatatatatatatatatatatatatattcttaacgggttaacagattatccgttaagaaaattgaataatctgCCCCCAAACTGATAGcagttaataaaaaaaattcaacatGTTCCCCATCTGTTAAACCgttaacccgataccaataagccattaagcttcggTTTCGGTTCGATTTTGAACACCCCTAGTTGTCCGTGCGGGTCCAgatattgatattatagcacgtgagttgtccgtgcaattatagcgcttgggttgtaggagcccctccagagtctatacaccccccCCCCTAGTGAGCACAGGTACTGAGTGCCGAGTGTCGAATGCTGAGCTATTGAGAAAGATTGAGTGATTGTTGCTCTGAGCGAATGCTCTTGACTTCATTATTATTACACTTAGCTGCCATATATTACTGTCTGGAATTTTTCTGAAAgatgttatattttgttttacttGAATTGATATGAGATAACTAATTTGGCCTAAATTgtcgaacttgaaagcatgtctatttTCCTATGTTGAAATTTTTTGAAGTTGAACTATAATTCCAGAGCTCGTCACTACCTTCAGTTCTTTATTTAGtattgttacttactaagttggttgtactcacgctacaccttgcacttcgtgtgtagatccaggtgttTCTGGACACAGTGGGTGTTGTACTTTGCACGGCTGAtcttcggagacttcgaggtagctgcctggcatTCACAAACCTTGTTTCTCCTTTCTTATCTTTCCTTTTATTGTATTTAGATCCAGCCTATCATAGACATTACTTTTCTAGACTGGTGATGTATAAATGCTCATGAACTTAGTGACATCCCGATTTTGGAGCTTTCCGCATTtgtgttttgtgtttttttttaccCCGTTTATGAGAATTTTTGTCATTTAAAACTACTTTGACTCATTTTTGTTAAATGTTAGAAATATATTGGaaatattggcttgcctagtaccacattaggcgctatcacgataggttaggattttgggtcatgaaaacttagtatcagagcctaagttacataggtctcacgagtcatgagcaagtttagtagagttttgaagatcagtacggagatgtctgtacttatcttcgagaggctgccgaacccttaggaaacttcacattctcgAAATTCTTGTTGCGCAAATCTGTTAATTTCggtaactaaacttttgttattctatcctctcacagatggtgaggacacgtgcgaCCGGAAAGGATGGACAGCTACCAGTACAACCAGTTAGGGACGTGAGAAGTTGAGGTCACGGTAGAGGACGCGGTAGAGGTAGGGGTGCAGCTCGCACAGcaactagggcagcacctgtagacccATCAGTAGCTCCAGCTCAGGAGCAAGTACCAAATACAGTTGAACCAGTGGgtccagctcaggcaccagttgtgcccgttgtgattccaggcctttaggaggccttggcttagattcagaccgtgtgcaccagtcttgctcaggcggtctcTGTTCTGGCCGCAGCCACCACTTTTTAAGCTGGGGAGGTACTTAGACTCTCGCCACCCGCACACCAAAGCAGGTGAtgtagggactccagacaccgggggcactaCCAGCCCAGCCAATTGCAGCTACTCAGGCCCATGTGGTTCTTATTATGACTGATGATGAGCATAGGAGGTTAGAGAGGTTTAGGAGGCTCCAGTCTCCATCTTTCAGCGGGGTAGAGTCGGAGTATGCCaaaggtttcttggacaagtgtcagaggattctttgtacaataggtattttggagaccagtgggtctcgttcactacttttcagttcactggggctgccttcagatggtgggaggcttatgagaggcgtaggccagtCATTGCAGCACCACTTACATGGCacgagttctccgttctcttcttggagaaatTCATGCCTCAATCTCGCAAAGAGGAGTTACGTAGACAGTTTGGTCAGCTTCTCAGAATGGGATGTCTGTGATGCAGTACAAGATTAGGTTTTCTAAGTTGGCCCGTCATGCAGTTCGGTTGGTTCCCATTGATAGGGAAAGAATcaagaggttcattgatggcttCACATATCAGCTGTCATTGCTTATAACTTGAGAGAGGGTATCTGGTGCGACTTTTGACGAGGTGGTCGACAATGCTCGATAGATAGAGATGATCTGTAGCCTGGAGTGTGGtgagaggaaggccaagaggcctcgaggttcaGGTGATTTCGATGGTATACCTTCTGGGGGCAGTCCTACCACAGCAGGGGTTGTACTTATAGGCCCGCTTAGATGGCTCGTCCAGCTCATCATGGTGCATCAGTTAGCCATGGTTCTTACAGTGCTCGCTCTGGCCAATCTTCATTTAGTGCACTACCAGCGCAGATTTCTCACCATACCTCATCCGCTAAGGTTTCTATAGGTAGTTCCTCGGGGTATCAGGAGCAGTAGTTCCATTAGAGGAAGGGTTGTTTCGAGTGCGGAGATCTTGGTCATATCAAGAGCGATTTCTCTAGGATGTTGAGTGGGTCTCCACAGCAGAGTTCTCGGTCGATGGCACCAGCACCAGCAGCtacaccacccgcccagccagctcggGGAGGAGCTCAAACAGTTAGGGGTCGCCCtatagggggaggtcgatcaggtggcggacAGGACCATGCTCTTCCCGCCAGACCAGATGCCATTGCTTCAAACAcagtgattacaggtattgtcttagtatgccacagggatgcctctgtattatttgaccctggttacACTTATTTGTATGCATCATCGTATTTTctcattatctggatatgccATGTGAGTCCCTAGTTTCATCTGTTCATATATCTACGCCGGTGGGTAATACTATTATTGTGCAccgtgtatatcggtcgtgtgtggtaaccattgggggtttggagactagagttgatctcaattctccaaagaagaagaataagaagaagaagaagaagaataagaagaagaagaagaagaagaatggaagaaagaaaaagggaaaaacaaaaATTCCATTTTTGTTGCTGTTGACGCGCCTATGGTAGGTGAAACTCACTCTGTGTGCCAACTCAGCAAGAAGTTCTTAATTGGAACAAGTTTCAGGTAGTATATAATTGCTTAATAGGAAGGGTTGAATTGGTCTGAACCTCTTTCTTCTCTTCTTATGATTGTTCTGTGATGGGTTTTCTCTTTTTAGGATTAAGTTTCTATCCACGTGTTGTGGTAGTGCTGAGCCAGGACATTTTTCTTTTGATCATTACAACGCTCATTATCGGAAGATCAATATTAGTGCGCCTAAACCGCGTCCTGCCAGTTATTTTTGGAGCGGTAAGTTTATCCAATAGAATGAGTGTAAGGGTCATATTAGTGCTGAAAATACATGAATAGATAGTGGTTTCATGCCTCGGGTATTAGCCACAACTCGTATTCATTCAGTAATTCTACTCCTTCTTCATTCTTGGACCTTATTTCTTAATATTGCTACTTTTCCATGTTGTGTCTCAGAAACCATTTCAATACGGTCTGGATTGCTAGCTCCCGTTCATAGTTTTACTATAAATGTTATACGAGGAATCTTTTTATGGCGGTTCTTCCTTCTAATGACCGGCATATCTATGATTCTTTTCTCCTAGATAAAGCAGCAGGCATAAGTCAAGATAAAGTAGCAGGCATAAGTCAAGAAGACGAGGCTCCTAGCAATTAGGGGAAAGGGGAGTGGGTAAGCGGGATCCTTTCACTTGACTAGTTAGTTAGCTCTGGGCTCCCTCATTGCATTTCAAGGCAAACTCCTATTAGATCCTACTATTCCTGATATTCCTACTGGATTTGAGCAGTGACTAATAGTTATAGTAATAAAGGCTTCTTGGTGTTGTAGGCACTAGAATGGAGTCCtttattttgtcaaaagcttATTGGTGGGCTTCATCCCATTTTCCTGCTAAATTTTAATTTAGAAATTTGTGAATCGGCTCACTTCTCCGTTCATTTTCAATACTGATCGTGAAATGCCATGAGCAGCAGGATGTTTAGGTccgaaatttgaaatgaatttttaaTTTGCCTGTTCTTAGTCGTCATGGGAAAGAAATATAGAAATAAGAAAGAAAGtccttcctttctttcttcttccccaattTCAGGTTTTAGAAGAGTTAGTTTCGCGATGGGAACCTTTACtaattttttcctttcttttatggCTTGTTGGATGGAGCTTCAAGGCGCTTATTTGAAACAAAGTACAGAGAGAACCTCTTCAATCCCTCGCCTTATTTTGTAGTACGACAATTGGATGGAAGGGGGACACAAGTCTCATTCTATATTTGGAGATCGAGAATGGGGTCCGAAATAGTATGATATCTTCGTCTGGAGCTTCCGGCCATCAAGCTCTTCAGGGAGACCGCAGAGATACAACTAGCGATGAGGCCGTTGGACCAATAAACAATAGGCTCAAGTAGCTTGAAATCAGAAAGGGTGAAATCAGGGGCTAATTTACCTTTTCTGCCATAGTTAAGACAAAAGAATGGTCTTACTCAGGGGGAATGCGCCTTCATTAAACAAAGAAGCTGAGTGATTGGCATCCAATAAGAGTCTGCATGAGAGGAGTGATCAAATTATATTATATTAGGGGTCCCTGATCTTAACCTTTCTTTTTTATCAAAAAAGTCAGTGGACCCACTAATGATACTCGGGAGAGAACCGACCTACTGGTCTTGCTCTTCGATGAGTTTCACCAGTCACAAATGAAGTGAAGACGCTTATTGAGCCTCCATTTATAGAGTGGTAGAGTAATCTCGCCATGCGTCAAGAATTGGATGGCAGGAACAATTCTTACTAGTTCTCCGCACAACTTTTGTGCAGTTGAAGACTATCATGCATGTTTAATGAAAAACTGCCCGGCTCTGACTACCTTGTGGAACAAACAAAAGATCCCAATAAACTACATGAAAGCAAGCAGAAGAATCTTAGAGGTACTTGAGAGAATGGAGGGCAGGGGCCCTAATCGAACACAAGGACGAAGGGAAGAATTTGATTTAATCACAGAATTGAATCAGTGCGTACTACTAAAAGAAAGATGTGGAGTTCACCTTAATTTGATTTCCTATGTCACGGAACACCCCTGAGTTTAAGTGTCTAAATAAAAAATTGTATCAACTTTAAGTGTCTCTGTATGTGTTCAGCCTTATTAAAAACAATCCTCAAATTGAAGTTTCAAAAAGTTTTTAGCTATTTTTCAAAAACCTCCGGGACCGAATTTTTAGTAAGTTGTGTCAAATTACCTAAGTCCCAATTCTGCATTCCTCAATATACACAAGTTAAAATCCTTGTCCTGTCTTTGGGTTATTATTTTGCGCAATAATTTATACCAATTGAGTTTGATTTATAGCAATTGCTTGTTCTTCCAATGGCCACAACGACGGTACCGAATTGCTTCTAATTGAGTTTGATTTATTTATAGTTCCACAGTGGATATTGGGAGTAATATTTTGTTACTTGAAAGTATGacatgaaaataaataaaattgatCTATGCTTAGACGAGCTTAAATGGAGTGACATGAACTTTATACAATCATCCCAAAGGCTTAGCCCCTCCCTATTAAAATGCTAAACAGCAGTAATGTCTAAATAATTATGTGCTAGTCTGTCTTCTCTCGAACTTGTATTCTTGTTGCAGCTATCTCAGAACATTTGATGGTTGAAGTGAAAATGTATGTATTATTGAGGTCCTTAGTGAAGCTAGACTCTCGCAAATGTAGTCAAGGATTATACCACAGGATTTGCATAAGTTTGTTTTCGCTTTTATTCTGCTTGTGCTTAATTAGACGCCTCTTCAAGCCGTAACACAGTGCAGTGTGAACCAAAAACATGTTTTAGCAGATATAGATGTGTATTCGTGACAATGCAACTACTTTATAGGCTACAATATATCTGTTGTGGTACAGGAACAGGAACCAATTTGCTGTCTGGAAGTTCTTGTTGTTTGTGGCCAGAAGCTGAAGACGTCGATTGGAAGCAAATCAGTCAAGCTATCTGGATGTACTACTCAAGCCAGCTTGGGTTTATTTTTATGCAAGGTGGAATTATCAGACAGTAACCAATCTGTTGGTGGACTAAAGGCTCAAGAAGAAAATGATCTGTCAGTTTGttcctattttgatttgctggcaGCTAGGGAAAATGAGGTGTAATAGCAAGTTTGGGCTAGAGAAACCTCCATTATTTAGACTTTTACACCAGAGAAATAATGAGGTAGTGCAATGTGTTCATGAGTTTTTTCCTTTTATTAATCATTTTACACCAGGGGACAATGTGTATTGAACATAATCTGCAAGAGCTAGACTAAGTGTGACGAAGGTGTTAGGAATAAGCCAAGAAGTGAATTCATTAAGCTCAATTCTGATGGCTATTTGAAAGGGAACAGAGGGGGAAGGGGAGTTATTAGAGCTgaaacaacaacatacccagtattatcccacactgGGGGTcaggggagggtagtatgtacacagatcttacccctacctggTGAGGATAGAGAgtttgtttccaatagaccctccgCTCGGGAAAGTATAAGCAcaacattaatgaaaatatagacaagaagggaaACATCAAAAAACCATATAAAAGTATAATAAACACAACAAGATAGTAAGGTGATCAATTACAACATTTGCAGCCAACCTTGGTTACAAAGCAATGATGCTACTGAAACTCTTGCTATTCACATGGGAATTGATTGGTGCAGTCGAAAATGGATATCTCAGAGTGAGGCTTACCAATTAACTGGATATCAGACAAAATTACTACACTATGGAATTTACTACAGGGAAGCTAATGATGTAGCAGACATTATGGCTAACTAGGGAGCTAAGATGGCCACGCAACCAAGATAGTTCTATGAATATTCACTCATTACCGGAAGCTGCAAAGGGACATCTCAAATTGGAGAAGATGAAAATACCTAATTCCAGAATCAAGAAAGTCAAAAGTTCTTTTTGCATAGGTGAATTATGTATACAAGATGTAACATTTTGTAAGTTCATTGTAAAGGAGGGGAGTCCCCTCATTCTTTTCCCAATGTCATTTTACCATACTCACCATCACTATATTTTTCGTCTAACTTTTTGTAAGGATTGAGCAAGTTCAATTCCTGCGTCGATTATGAAGAGTTAAGACACTATTTCCCCTGTCTTCATGTGTTTCACTTTCGGATTTCAATATACGGGTAGAGGTCTATGCCTCATTCTCACCCTTGTCAAACACACATCCCAGAAAAGCTAGGAACATGGAAATCTCTTTATTGGTATTGTCCACTTATTACATATTCCAAAACTCTTCCTCTTTAGTCAAATGCAAATACAt
This genomic stretch from Nicotiana sylvestris chromosome 9, ASM39365v2, whole genome shotgun sequence harbors:
- the LOC138878115 gene encoding uncharacterized protein, which encodes MKKLEETGPMVPKGRKEYNDIDRKAIEKNYLAKKILMCGIGPDEYNKGISSKIAHAKQEQYKQNYDKAAKRNLVPDKQFNRKSAADNIVKQALTAWGDSSNESEREPDAENSSMMVVETKASKYDSLFALMAQSNDDKKDEDDEVNFRDVHRNLKSYSSKKLRSLANVLIDAYYSLVNDKEILTIELGEIEQSRDDLVVCVVDLNETISNLEKEKEALNERKTSVENERDDLIVVFVDLKQTIEDLSNEKHTLEGKITTTEEERDDLLVICTELEENIEGLNREHMNVSLRKGKEVASESYIMLEKELTVVKTSLCSELEKNQQLQAELEKVRIDLEKSLKWTWSSDAITAMYLNNSGNRQGIGFQREKTPYNPHSKYS